The following coding sequences lie in one Rhinolophus ferrumequinum isolate MPI-CBG mRhiFer1 chromosome 14, mRhiFer1_v1.p, whole genome shotgun sequence genomic window:
- the ZNF706 gene encoding zinc finger protein 706 has protein sequence MARGQQKIQSQQKNAKKQAGQKKKQGHDQKAAAKAALIYTCTVCRTQMPDPKTFKQHFESKHPKTPLPPELADVQA, from the exons ATGGCTCGTGGACAGCAGAAGATTCAGTCTCAGCAGAAAAATGCCAAAAAGCAAGCtggacaaaagaagaaacaagggcATGACCAAAAGGCTGCTGCCAAAGCTGCCTTAATATATACATGCACTGTCTGTAGG acgCAAATGCCAGACCCTAAGACCTTCAAGCAGCACTTTGAGAGCAAGCATCCTAAGACTCCACTTCCTCCAGAATTGGCTGATGTTCAGGCATAA